The Dioscorea cayenensis subsp. rotundata cultivar TDr96_F1 chromosome 18, TDr96_F1_v2_PseudoChromosome.rev07_lg8_w22 25.fasta, whole genome shotgun sequence genome includes the window ttgttagTTTATTGTATGATATACAATAAACTTAATTTATGAGttgcaaattaataaattaatagtgTATTGCTCAATAATCTTCGcatgaatatttttataatttgtttgtgtgtcagtggtttatccatttttatcaaaaaaaaaaaaaaattgtatgtgtgtgtatatatacaaatacaatACTAAAGAATAAACttcaacataagaaaataaaataattcaaataactaGCCTAATTTAAAagattgaatgaatttttaaaagttctAATCAAATCCTTAAAAGATCatgtttatatagactttgaattaaaaaaattaaaaaatcaaataaaaaaaaggaaaaaataaaataaaaatataggagggccaaaaaaatcaatttttaaaaatgatcacgtgaaaaaaaaattatcacaaaaaacctattaaaaattaaaataatttttttgaaattcatttaattgactcaataaaatttttaaaataattgttagTTTATTGTATGATAGACTTAATTTATGAgttacaaattaataaattaatagtgTCTTGCTCAATAATAttcacattaatatttttacaatattgtatgtgtgtatatatacaacTATAACGCtaaacaataaacatcaaaataagaaaataatataattcaaaTAACTATCCTAATTTAGAAGATTGAAAGTTCTAATCAAATCCTTAAAAGATcttgtttatatagactttgaattaaaaaaaaaaaatcaaataaaaatataggagggccaaaaaaataaattatataaaattatcacgtgaaaaaatcatcacaaaaaaacctatttaaaaaaattaaaataattaaaataattaaaaacctatttttatttgattatttttaattgactTCTTTACTTCCAGCATCACCCAATTGGTGTCcgttaggatttttttattttaattttatttattcatttatattttaatttatctcccttttaattcaattttttcatttcgttttttttttaatttcaattttttctctctctttgcaTTACACTATTAACTTGAGTTTATTAACATGTAACTCATAAATCAAGTTTATTATATGAAAActaacaattattttcaaattatatatatatacacactatcTTTCCAACCAATAAAATGTCACTGAGTGACAATTTGAATTGGAGAGTTGAAAACTAAATCTTAGCCGTTCAAAAGAATCTCCACCGTTCAAAAATAAGCCCTGATTTGCCTCCTTTCTCACACTTTTTCAAAACATCAAGAAACTTGGGCAAAGGAGAGAGAGTGACCGAGGAAAGGAAGTCAAGGTCTCTCTCCTCTGGTTCtagtttcttcttttctttttctttttattttctttttggagagGGTTGGTCTAATGGTCtctttattaatttgaattttatttggaTTAAATTCAGatgatattaatttaaattttgattcgaATCAATAATATGGTTTATCATTttatcattataaatatttatgttaattgatACTTTGATTATAATAATCTACTTTGAATTTAAAGCAGGGTTAATCaaagattatatataaacaaggtTCTTTTTCTTGTGTAATCCAGTGCCATCTTGATAAATCGATTGGAAGAGTTTAATAGGCATCTTCAAAGCGCATAtctcaatttcatattttatttgctaTGGGAGGTAAGTGACCCTATTTCCGATATTAATCTATAGAATTTATACTAAGCGTATATCTtgtaatttctaatattttttatttgattattagtTTGCTATGTTGTTAGAGTTCGAGATCATTTAGGCATTGGTATGTAATATGTTTTGTAGTTAATTTGAAGATTCTTTCTTGTATTGTTGATTGATTTATCATCGGCATCGTATTTTGGCTTCATTTTTGTTAAGGAGGTATGTTAGTAATTGTTTGATATTTCTTGGTTGATTtttagagtttattgatttgaaatatttgtgTGATTTACTCTTAGAGGTCAAGATTTAATGCCATTAATATGTGACTGTTTTTGATAATTCTTCGTAAAATTTGTAGGATTTTTTACCTTGAAGTAGTAGTATTATTTGTTCTTGGTGATCTAGGTTTGATGGAGATATGaacatgatttgtttttgtctcATTGATggttatatgtatgtatatattgcTTTTTAGCTTCAGATTGATTTTGTAATATCTAATGCAATTGTTTGGATTTCTTGGttcatttttaacatttattagTTTCAAAAGTTTGcataaactttttcttttttagagaTTAAGAATTGATGGATGCAGTAATATAAGATTAGGCTATGGTTTAGGTATTTCTGGGTTGATTTGTTAAAATTCTTAACTTAAGATTCATTTTGGAGATATTCAATGCAAACAGGTTTGGCAtttcatttgttaatttataagtTTATGGTTTAAGATTTTGAATTAAAGATGTGGAATACAGTAACTTATTGTTCTAGTATTTGTTTGtctaaaatacttaaatatgtTTTTTGGGTTATGTAACGCACGCACTTGTTTATTGTTATTTGAAGTAATATTTGTATGATTTGAAATATTGCTTTCATGGTGCACTTTTTGTTTTAATGGTTCCCTATAGTATGGTTTGAAATATGATTTACAAGTAGGGGAATTTTATAGGCATATTTAGTGTGTTATAAAGCAATATGAATCAAGTATTAAATGTGTTCTCATCTTTTGGCATTTTggtatgattatttattaagttttttttttaaaactaatttgcTTTCAAAGTTGATTGTAATAAATCTAcccatggttttttttaatgcatatagtttatccaccttttcaaaaaaaaaataataaaaataaataaatcaacccATGCTCCCCTTATGGTGGTGAGATTTAACTCATGAGTTTTGTCCTTTATTATACTTGAAgtttgattataattaaatgcTTAATTAGTTATATTGTTAACATATGATCCTCtggatattgttgttatttgctttctaattaattttatgcTTGAATTGgaatttttgtttctatttaacttATTCGTAACATAAATGACAAATTAAACGAACCTTCATCTGTATATATTATGGTCTCTATTTGGTATTATGCctagattttaattttctttttctttttttctgggAATATATAATCCCACCTGCTCTTTAATTTATACGGtccattttcttcatttcttaaTGAAATTTAGTTGATCACGCACAGGTGGTAATGCCAGCTTTGCCACAATGCAGAAGGTTTCCTCTGAAAATCAGCCCAATCTAAAACAACAGATGCCAAATCTACCAGCTGCACAGTTTTCATATTTGCAAGCACAACAATCAGTATCATCCACTGAAACACAGTCAATATACGAGCAAGTACAATCGGCAAAGAAGCAAGCACAGTCAGTGTACTTGAAAGCACATTCGGTGTACTTGCAAGCACAGTTTGCGTACTGCCAAGCTATACAGCAATTGTCACCGCAGCAGATGCCTCCACCACCATtgcctccaccaccaccacctctaATGTCCATGACACCTCGAATGTCTGGATTTAGCCTGACATCATCTGCTTCCAAACTAGCTCCACCACAACAACTGTTGAATTTTCAACCACGACTCCGGAAACTACCGTTGTCATCACAGCTGCCTTCACCATCCCCACCAATGTCAGTGCCAATTCACATTTCGGCTTCTAACCAAGATCCATGTTCTCTTTATATTGACCAGATGATCCAACAAAATTGGATGAAACTTGCTTTAAGTAGTGCTACTATGTACAGAACATCAGCAATGATGCATTCAATGCCGAATTGCAAGCAAATGTTGAATCTACAAGCAAAGTTTGCAGAATTGCAAGCACAATTCATGAAACTGCAATTGTCATGGCAACTACCTCCAACACCACCTCCAATGTCTGTGCCAACTCAGACTTCAGCTTCTAACCAAGTTCCATATTGTTCTCATCCTCCTCAACAGCAACTCCAACAGAATGATAGTAACCTTGCTGAAAGTGGTGGCATAAATAGAATGACAGCAACCTTGCCTTCAATGTCAGTGCCACCTCAGTTCTCTGACCTCACTTCGGCTTCCAATCAAGCTCAAGAGATGTTGAATCTACAAGCACAGTTTGAAGAATTGCTCGCACAATTCTCAAAACTGCAATTGTCAACACAACCAACTCAGACTTGGGTTTCTAACCAAGTTCCACattctcttcctcttcaagaGCAACTCCAACAGAATGGtagtggtgatgatgatgacctTCAAAGTACTGCAGGTTCTGGATAAACATCATCATGATTCTAGCTTTTCTGATGAACCTCTTCTAGCTAGGTGAAGttttaatgtaataaaaatcttatataatTAACTTGGATATATAAGATCAACCCTATGTTGGTTCTCAGCTATATATGATTCATTTAAGACTCATTCGAAGTTTGATTGATATTTTTGTATTgtgatctttttaaaaataaactggatgattttctctattttcattattttgatgcattttattttatgaaaaaactcTCCTTTTCATTATAACTTAGTACTTAGTACTGGTATAGGATTCTCACGGCATTGAATGCTGATTGTATCTTATCtagtttttgtttctcttttcttttaagcCAATGTTATGTTCGAGGAATGCAAGAGAgataaatatatgttaaaaataatattatcaccCGATATAATTgtcataataatatttgaaacttaattaaacatattgttatttaaactttaaaaattaacatacttaatttgaatttaaaatattatgtataGATTCTCTTATGATTACGAACGATTCTCTATCATCTTTTTTAGTCAAATggaattaaaatgataaaaaaatatttatcttttgtaaattagtaaaaaaacaccataataaaataatatacaaaagaTGTATTCATGTTACATATTatgtataatttgtttttttcaataaatcataattaatttagaactaaattgCAAATACTTTCGTGGTTTAGCAAGGTAGTCCTTCTAAtgatttgtaattaatttagaactaagtaataaatattttcatgttatTGTAATACAACCCCTCTAGTaatctataattaattaaagtttatatttcaacgatatttttatatcaaaattttattaaattttgaaattatcaaTACGTTTTTTGAAGGTATAATTTCCTAAATAAtccttctattttttcaaaattatccttTTAGTTCTATTACTTTGAACTGTAACATTCTGGTCcctttacaattttaatttagccaTGTCAGtccccttaaaccctaaatcctaaaccaTTAAAAAAGGGGACTGGCATGACTCACTTAAGcgtagtagagggactaaaaggttaTAATTTAAAGTGAAGGGCTAATAAGTTTGAAAGAGTTGTACtatttagataattatatttttttttgaattataaatatttttgaaattataatttgcttATAAATTTTGggtataaaattaaatatgattataaatattttaatattgttataatattatataattttggcTTGGAACTTTTAATGAGAGGTTGACGAATGAAAGGTTGACATGTGGCATGAGACTTTTGTTagatatataggtatatatagattttagggttttttttattaatttgaattttatttggattaagttcagatattattaatttaaattttgattcttATCAATAATATGGTTTATCGTTTTATTATGAgaattatttatgttaattgatattttgattataataatCTACGTAGAATTTAAAACAGAgtcaattaaatattatatatataaacaagatcCGTTTTCTTGTGTATACACTATATAGTCCTGTCTGGATAGATGGGAAGAGCATATTGGGTATCTTCGAAGCGCACATCtcaatctcatattttatttattatgggaGGTAAGTGGCCGTGTTTTCTTTATTAATCTATATTAGACGTATAAATGTCATATATTCTTGTAATTTCTAACCTTTTTTCATTGAATTGTTAGTATGTTATGTTCGTAGAGCTCGAGATCCTATAGACATTGAAATATAATGTGTTGTGGTTTactttaagattttttttttcttgtattcttgattgatttatCATCGACATCAAATTTTAGCTTCATATTAGTTTAGGAGGTATGTAAGTAATTATTTGgtatttattggttgatttttagtatttattgaTTTGAAATAGTTGTGTGCTTTACTCTTAGGGTTCCAGATTTAATGCCATTGATATGTGActgttttttatgtttctttgtaAAATTTGTAGGATTTTTTAGCTTGAAATGGTTGTATTATTTGTTCTTGGGGATGTAGGTTTGATGGAGATATGAACGTTGATTTGTTTTTGGCTCATTaaggcttatatatatatatagcttcagATTGATGTTGTAATATTATGTAATGCAATCTTTTGCATTTCATGGTtgatttttaacatttattagTTTCAAAACTTTGCCTAAACTTTTCTCTTTAGAGCAAGAATTGATGGATGAGTAATGTAAGATTAGGTTATTGTTTAGGTAATTCTTGGTTGATtttcaatgtttatttattcaaaatatttatgtaattttgtttctttgtggATTTGTTAGTATTTTTAACTTAAGGTTTATTTTGGAGATATTTAATGCAACACGTTTCGTGtttcatttgttaatttataagtTGATGACTTCTGCTTTTGAATTAGAGATGCGGGATGCAGTAACTTATAGTTCtagtatttgtttgcatgaaatacttaaatatattttttgggttATGTAATACATGTAAAGTGTCCAACCATTGTTTGAAGTCAGGaacatatatataactcaaaattAAGTTTTGTAGTTATTGTTGTAGTATTCAtgtaggtactgtagcaaccgTAGAAGACCTCGCATGGGAGCCCGTATGAAGATAGCATTAAGCCGTGTGGGGTGTCATGTTCCCGtataaagtactgtagcaactcGAATGACATACATAATCCTTCATTCTTTTTCACTCTATAGGAAAAAATAAGGAGAGTTTTGagagaggaaagaagaaggaagaaggcAGTGGGCTAGATCTTCAAGATCTATCAAAGGAGAATGCTTGGAAACGTTTAGAACTTCCGATCTTAGCTTGAGagttcaaagaagaagaaaagtaggTATCTTTGTACTCTTGTTCTTCACTCTTGTAAACCTAACTAGGGTTACAAGAGTGTGGAAGTTGGCTAGGGCAAGTTGGTTTCCTACTTGTTGTGTTGTTATTCATTACTCAAGGAAAGcatattgttgattgtataaaTCAATTTGCTAGATTAAACTATATTATAGCTTAAGGGAGAAGAACACTGTAGCTATTAATTTCTCATGAAAGTtgaaaactctagattttgtggtttttcttTGTAGTGAAGAGTTTTCCCATAggatttttcttcttgaaaaatttatacattggtgtttaaatgaaaattatggTGATTTAATTGTCATTGATCCTTGAGGGGTGAATAGAATTAATTAGCATGAATTGCTTGCTGTGTGCTTGAGACCCCAGCTTCTCAACAACAAACttgtttattgttctttttattttttagttatatttgTATGATTTGAAATATGGCTTTGATGGTgcactttttattttaatgattccCTTTAGTATGGTTTGATTATTTGTTGGTTAAATTcttgtttaaaattaatttgctTTCAAAATTGATTGTAATAAACCAACCCATATGCTCCTCTTGTGATGGTGAGATTTAACTCGTTATAGGTATGTCctttattatatatactcaAAGTGTGACTATAATTAAATGCTTAATTAAGTATGTTGTTAACATATTATCATCTGGATATAATAGTTGTtgtttgctttaattttttgaCCCTCATCTGTACATAATATTATGGtctttatttggttttacacctagatttttattttctttctctttttattggGATAATGAGCTccttaaaaatatgtatattttatagcCACATGAAATCGTTTTCCCAAAACCCTCATGCTCTCATACAGCGTCCATATTCTTCATTTTCCTAATGAAACTTACTTGATCAGGCACAGGTACTTCGCTTGCCAGTTTAAAACAACAGATGCTAAATCTACCAGATGCACAGTTTCTATATTTGCAAGCACAACAATCAGTATCATCCATGGAAACACAGTCAGCATACGAGCAAGTCCAATCTGCATACAAGCAAGCACAGTCAGAATACGAGCAAGCGCAATCGGCATACAATCAAGCACAATCAGCATACGAGCAAGCGCAATCGGCATACAATCAAGCACAGTCAGCATACGAGCAAGTGCAATCGGCAGCACAATCAGCCTACGAGCATGTGCAATCGGCATACAATCAAGCACAATCAGCATACGAGCAAGTGCAATCGGCATACAATCAAGTGCAGTTAGCATATGAGCAAGTGCAATCGGCATACAACCAAGCACAGTTAGCATACTTAAAAGCAAATTCGATGTACTTGAAAGCATATTCCGCGTACTACTCCCAAGGGACACTGCAATTGTCATCGCAGCAGCTGCCTTCACCACCCCCTCCAATGTCAGTGCCAAATGAGGCCCTagatgaaatcataataaattttataaattatttttattaaatcataaatttcgtaataaaacaaaaaaaaatataaatcatgataaataattacaagatattaaatattaaacttaaaaaatatagagaCTTCCCATtctttgttaaatattttcttaattaattcacCTGCAATGCAACCGAAATGTCAATTAAAACTCGATTAAGACCCATTTGTCTTGCCTTATGAGTggcaaaattatttattaaattttggtaTTCAAATTAAGATGCctaaattttttcaataaaaataatgcccaatcgatttaattttgtttatgacATAGTAGATtgtaaaaaattgatttatattaactttaattttgaaaaaaaaatttgattgaagtcatataaaattttatttttgtataaaattagGAACATCTAGTtatccttttatttcttttttgaaaatttcttttagGACTTTTAACTCACAAAATAAATCCAAACCATCAATATCAAGAGATTTGTCATGTTTTAGAAACTTTTGAGACTAATACAAATTTTCAATagattatcatttaaaaactttaattttctaaatcatCTTCAAAACTAATCAATTCCaattagatataataaaaaacaaaaaataataaatttaaattatacaaatttttaaaaaataaaattgaagccATACCCTTTTTTTACCAGTGCACCCTAATTAATTGCAGTTTATGAAATCCATTGATTGGGATTGATAatacaaagaaaatataaaaactttgtCAACAAGAGGCAAAAAATTTcagtaaaaaatattacattttctccggaaaaaattacattttccatgaaattttttttatattctccaaaaaaaaaaaaatttttttttaattttgttcatatgttaatttagtttagtttataaaaattagatgtcaaataataaatttttacaaaaattctactaaatatataatttttatatattatataacttaatttataaaaaaatcaaaaaaactaaaaacattgatttcttttgaaatatactcaaatatcaatagatcaaataataatttttgtaaatatttaaaaatattatacttTAGATTATcggtattaatttgttaaaaaaaattgttttctttttaaataaaaaaataaaaaaatcctagagagagatagagatgtttttaaaaaaattaaaaaaattaaaccaaaaagaGAGGGAGAAAAATAGAAACCGAGTAAAAAGAGAGatacttaatttataaaaaaaattgattttttaaaaaataaaaaaataaaaaccctaaaaatatagagatattttttaaaaaaataattaaaaaaaaaaaagaggggagAAAAAAACTATAAGGGGGGGGGTCCCGCCCCTTCCGCTTCGCCcctttcaaagttttttttaatatattttttaattttttttagtgttttatctttatatatttttatatcttcatatttttcattattattattttattttatttttttagtcgaataatttgatttatttatttctcatttattagatgtttttgttgagtttgctatttttaaaatttgtaaaaatatgtatattgatTAATgtgtattaatttattataaatattttttaaaaattatgattaatttaaatagaagtttaaatggaagttattattattttttaaaatatttaaatatcagtttatttttgtaattaataaaaagtaaataatttataaaaagttaatttataaaaattaattcaaatgaattcaaataaattattaaattgcaTGTGTcctatatatgaaaattttttaatttaaaatattatctatatttttacaatgATAAATCAGAACAACATCAACTCAAGGGTAAAAGCCAGTAATTATTTTtggccctttattttttaaatccccatctttagatttttttaataataattttaaaaactcaaattttgaaagattaCCAATATATATAGCCAGTGCCTTTGTTCTCAAACTTATTGtactaatttaattattttaataaataaacatcaaatGTTATATTATACGAGAGAAAAGAAGCCAGGGGATCATAtctattatgtttaattaatgaATACAATTGTTACCGCCCTAGTAATTTAATTATctgagtatttatttatttatttaataatatttgttatgaCTTCCATCTCCAACAAAGTTTTTTCAAATTGCcactcaatttattttttcaaagagCCCCctcaatttttcatggaaaag containing:
- the LOC120282183 gene encoding mediator of RNA polymerase II transcription subunit 15-like; its protein translation is MDIEGGDGGNNGGGGGGGGGTMNMLPYMLIVLARMLTDCVSMDSNCACKCGDCPGGNASFATMQKVSSENQPNLKQQMPNLPAAQFSYLQAQQSVSSTETQSIYEQVQSAKKQAQSVYLKAHSVYLQAQFAYCQAIQQLSPQQMPPPPLPPPPPPLMSMTPRMSGFSLTSSASKLAPPQQLLNFQPRLRKLPLSSQLPSPSPPMSVPIHISASNQDPCSLYIDQMIQQNWMKLALSSATMYRTSAMMHSMPNCKQMLNLQAKFAELQAQFMKLQLSWQLPPTPPPMSVPTQTSASNQVPYCSHPPQQQLQQNDSNLAESGGINRMTATLPSMSVPPQFSDLTSASNQAQEMLNLQAQFEELLAQFSKLQLSTQPTQTWVSNQVPHSLPLQEQLQQNGSGDDDDLQSTAGSG